In Oenanthe melanoleuca isolate GR-GAL-2019-014 chromosome 9, OMel1.0, whole genome shotgun sequence, the following are encoded in one genomic region:
- the LOC130256879 gene encoding cytochrome P450 2J5-like — MLEISEIFIALVVCLLILQFLKLQWMRTQLPPGPVPLPIIGNLWLLDFKLRREMLSKLTNIYGNIYTLWMGQTPLVVLNGYKAVKDAIVTHSEEVSGRPLTPFYRDMMGEKGIFLTNGHTWKQQRRFGMTVIRSLALGKNNLELQIQTEACHLVDIFANTKGKPFDPHTSIVRAIANIICAVVFGHCFSSEDESFSKLIKAIYFVVYFQGTIWGRLYDAFPWLMHHLPGPHQEVFAYNDFMHRLVMKEVQAHERHSRGDPQDLIDFYLAQINKTKDDPTSTFNKENMVQTVVDLLLGGTETTSTTLLWALLYMVQYPEIQEKVQREIEAVLEPSHVISYEDRKKLPYTNAVIHEALRYSNVTSVGVPRQCLSSTTLLGFHIEKGTLVLPNLHSVVYDTEHWATPWKFNPDHFLDLDGNFVNKEAFLPFSAGHRVCLGEQMARAELFIFFTNLLRAFTFQLPEGVKEINLEYILGAILQPHPYKLCAIPR; from the exons ATGTTGGAGATTAGTGAGATTTTTATAGCTCTAGTAGTGTGTCTCCTGATCCTGCAGTTCCTCAAGCTGCAATGGATGAGAACTCAGCTTCCTCCAGGACCAGTTCCCCTCCCCATCATCGGAAATTTGTGGCTGCTGGACTTCAAACTTCGCCGAGAAATGCTCAGTAAG TTAACCAACATCTATGGAAACATCTATACACTGTGGATGGGACAGACACCCCTGGTTGTGCTGAATGGATACAAAGCAGTAAAAGATGCCATCGTCACCCACTCAGAAGAAGTTTCTGGAAGACCTCTCACCCCTTTCTACAGGGATATGATGGGCGAGAAAG gTATTTTCCTGACAAATGGCCATacctggaagcagcagagacGCTTTGGCATGACAGTTATAAGAAGTCTGGCACTTGGTAAGAACAATTTGGAGCTTCAAATTCAAACAGAGGCCTGTCACCTTGTGGATATCTTTGCAAATACAAAAG GCAAACCTTTTGACCCCCACACTTCCATCGTCCGTGCAATTGCAAATATCATTTGTGCTGTTGTTTTCGGTCATTGCTTCTCCAGTGAGGATGAATCTTTCAGCAAACTCATCAAAGCTATTTATTTCGTGGTCTACTTTCAAGGTACCATCTGGGGCAGG CTCTATGATGCTTTCCCATGGCTCATGCACCATCTGCCAGGCCCTCATCAGGAGGTGTTTGCATACAATGACTTCATGCACAGATTAGTCATGAAAGAGGTCCAGGCTCATGAGAGACACAGCAGAGGTGATCCACAGGATCTCATTGACTTCTACCTGGcccaaataaataaa ACCAAGGATGACCCTACTTCCACattcaataaagaaaatatggTTCAGACTGTGGTTGATCTTTTGCTGGGAGGGACAGAAACAACAAGCACCACCTTACTCTGGGCACTGCTCTACATGGTACAATACCCAGAAATACAAG AAAAAGTTCAAAGAGAGATAGAGGCTGTTCTGGAACCCTCCCATGTCATCAGCTATGAGGACCGTAAGAAGCTGCCCTACACAAACGCTGTGATTCACGAGGCTTTGCGCTACAGCAACGTTACCTCTGTCGGGGTCCCTCGACAGTGCCTGAGCAGCACAACTCTGCTGGGTTTCCACATTGAAAAG GGCACACTTGTGTTGCCAAATCTGCACTCTGTGGTGTATGACACTGAGCACTGGGCAACCCCTTGGAAGTTCAACCCAGATCATTTCCTAGATTTGGATGGCAACTTTGTGAACAAAGAGGCATTCTTACCTTTCTCAGCAG GGCACCGTGTATGTTTGGGGGAACAGATGGCACGAGCTGAACTGTTCATCTTCTTTACCAACCTCCTTCGGGCATTTACATTCCAGCTCCCTGAGGGAGTAAAGGAAATCAATCTGGAGTACATTTTGGGTGCAATACTGCAGCCACATCCATATAAACTCTGTGCTATTCCACGCTAG